The Helianthus annuus cultivar XRQ/B chromosome 11, HanXRQr2.0-SUNRISE, whole genome shotgun sequence region TATATAGGATTCAAAATTTACAAATTAGGATTGCATTTCACTTTTTGAGAGCTTCAAAGAGAGTTTCGCTTTTTGAGAGCTTCAAAGAGAGTTAAGATGTTACGAATGACCATGGGTCGTGTTTAGTAATCACAGTTTCATGCACGTTTGCAAAATCATGTCTCGTATATACCTATAGGATATCTCTTACTTGTTACCTGTCGTGTTAACAAGCTTTCTCAAGGGTATcaatagggttgtaaacgaaccgaacgttcatcgaacagttcgtgaaccgttcggcgggaagttcgtttatgttcgttcgataagcttaacgaacgaacacgaacaaaaaattttgttcgataagcttaacgaacgaacacgaacaaaggtctctcgttcgactgcgttcgtgaacgttcggtaatatgttcgtttatgttcgtttgtgttcgttcgtttatgtccgttcgtgttcggttttttatgtttatttttctaaaactttttaatgttttattaattttttactttcCCCATATGTattatttctctctctctctctggccCTCTCCCTTTTTTGATATCACGCTTCATTCAGCTTATCTCTAATCGATCGAACCCAATATTATCCATCCTTTCAATCTTTAAATGATTATATTTAACTACTTTCGTTGTGTACGATGTTTAAGATTAATGGTgccttttttaattttcaaaattaaagttcatttgtgttcgtttgcgttcgtggttagtgttcacgaactgttcgcgaacaaccaaaattctttaacgaacgaacacgaacacaaacttctgttcgtcatgtgttcgcgaacagttcacgaacatccaaatttccttaacgaacgaacacgaacatagccttgttcgtgttcgttcggtttaTTTACAGCCCTAGATATCAAGAGTACCAGTTATGAACTTATGTACTTAAAAATTACCTATTGTAATTTCTATTATCCTAATTCTCGTCTTAAATTCTTCTTAAAAACCAACTTGAAAAGTCAAATGTTTGACTAAACTTCTAATAATTCGATATTTTTTATAGATTTGATTTCTAGTAATTTTAAAATACTGTGCACTATATTTTGTTTATGATTATATAATATATTACTACTTTCAAATATCATTTCAAGCACACTAATTATTAATCTATAATTTATCTTAGCTACATTGTGGATAGTAGATACATCAATTGATGACAAAAAAAACATGAACAGAAACTCAAAATATTTGGAATGAATAATAAGCAAATATATTGATAATGTCAATCTCATACGCGATTATAGAATTATGCTTCATACAAGTCCTACTATTCAATTACTTATTACTTGTCAGATACCGATTACTCATTCTCTGTCAAATAACATGTATACCTTTTATTTTGTTAagggcatgtgtagtcataaagccctcaaaggggcgttatgcgccatgtggcatgtcacgtcagcaaggggctttatggggctttatgcaatttgaggccgtagtcataaagccactgtgtaatcattactcaattaatttaattttcaattttttaaataaaaaacaaatccCAAACCCTTTTTGatcattaaataaaaacaaatccTCCCCTCTGTTGAGCTCACGACCAAACCCCAAACCCTTTTTGATCATTTACCAACATAAAAAGGCACTCCAAAAAGAAAACcctacaacacacacacacagagcCAGACACCCCCTTGCCTCCCTCGTTCTCTTCTCTGATTCAAGTCCGGTGACGGAGATCGGAACTCCGACCGGCTGGCTGCCACCACCTTTCTCTCCGACAAGCACCCGCACCCCCTTTCTCCTCTTTCTTCTCCGGGCGTACACACACATCCCCCCCTTCCCTTCTTCATTCATGGCGCCGCGAAATACTTAAcgccttttctttttttttgttcatagcgccggggggggggggggggcggtgtGGGCGGCGCCATAGCGGCGCTATGGCCCTTGGCCGCGCCCCACTACGCAAGACCTAAAGATTACACGTTAGGTTTCTCTGCAACATTTTTTactattttaatttttatattggtaatagattttttttaaatctaacaACTGGTCTCACAACCGAATACCCAACTGTCTTTAGGTCTAGGTTAATTTATCATTCTTATATGAGGGTGAAGAGGCATTCCTTTCATCTACCCTAGCTCCCTCCGATCCCCCATTGtcatattatttttactctaaactACCCTAACACCACAAAAATCAGTGTCAACACTCCTTTTAACTACCttaaaacttttttattttaaaaaataataaaaatacattTAAAAATAACTAAACTTTCATTCAAATAAATAAAAGTACCCAGCTTTTAGAAAACacttaaattaaaattaaaaaattcatAATTAAAAAATTTACTTAAACTAAGTATTTCCATTAGGGATGggtttttataatttttcaaGCCTCAACGTGATCAAATTCTTTGGGCCCGTATTGTACTCACAAAGGGTCAACTTAATCGCTTCCTCCTCGTTTTGCACCACTTCCTTGTTCATCGCCTCGTTGAAGAGTGGGTCAAAGTTGATACCTTGCCTTTGAACTATCCACCACCTCGAATAAATCTTGTATACCTTGCATTTTGTGACACCCCTATTTTGATGAAATAGTCCAAGGACTTCAAGCCACATCTCACATGAGTCACGAGTCCTGTTATTGGTGAGACTCAACTAAGTCTTCGCCAATATTATTTCCTCTTGTTCGGTCCTTTCCGTCATGTCATAGAAACGAGATTGTGTAGTGTTTGTGAAATTTGATTGTAAAAGTAAAGTGTGGTAAAATGTAAAAACGGTTTATAGTGTGAAAACGATTTGTATTTATAGttgattatttaattatttaaatgtATTAGTCTAATGACCGCTAAGCGGTCAAAAAAGGTTCAAACCACACGACTTCCTCAACCCTCAAACATAGCCCGCCTAGTAGAGGTGCACAAAACGGGTTAATTTCAATAATGGGTTCGGTTAACCGGTTATACCGATTAATTTGACTATTTGACTTTAATCGATTAATGCTTTAACCGGTTATTTTTTAACTAGTCTAGTTAATTAATTTAACCGGTTATTTTTGGTTTATAACCGGGTTTTTTCcctttttttgaatttttcgggTTTTTTGTTCCTTGGGTTTTTTGTTCCAGTTAACCGATCTACCGGTTAAAAAACGGTTAATAACCAGTTACTATATTAAATATTTATAATCAGTTACTAACCTACAGTTAAAAATAACCACTAACCGGTTATTCCTTAGGCGGTTATTAACCGGTTACGGTTTCAATTAATAACCGGTTACAGTTTCAGTTAATAACCTGTTACAGTTAACTAACCGGttattttgtgcacctctaccGCCTAGGCTACCCGAGGGAGTGACGACGATTTACCCGTTTAGAATACCAAAATACCAACCTCCACAGCCTAAGGCTGGAgagtgtggtataaagcccctaggggctttatcacgccacatCAGATCAACCTAGGCGCCACATCATATGGGGGCTTTAAAGCTCCTCCttttaacttgcatgcaatggtttaaagccacctattaaacaaaattaaaaaaaaaaatattggttGAAAAGAGATGGGTCCCATATGACCATATGCACACACCTTTAACGCTCGTTAACATGCTGGTGGAAGGTCCACAACAGCcacagccccccccccccccaatttgcGGGATGGTCTATGGCGCCCCGGGTGCTAAAAAAAGGTGAGGTGACGGGGTGGCGTTAAGCACACCCCTGGCCTAAGTAGGTGATTTACGTAAAAGTGGTTTATAAGCCAGGAGTATAAGTGATTGGTAAGATCCTTCCCTGAGCTTGTTTTATTCCCACTCCTTTGCATGCAAGAGGGATGGTGCAAAATTTGGTTAGAATGATTTTATGAATTGTATTATTGTAAAAAATTTATATTTGATGCTATCCGATTTTCTAACTTTTAGAGTAAGTATTGAACACCCATAATCGGTTCCCTCCTTTGCTACCGTCGTTGCTGCTACTGTCATAGCTGTCTCTGTTGGAATTTACCAGAATTTTATCTTCAAACCTGTCTTCTTATGCTCATGATTTATCATTTATCAATCCTTATTAGTTGCCTGATTTTGATTGTTGTTTCGAATTTCTTCTAAGTAGTATTGTTTGCAATGAGCATCGTGTAATCGTGTATGTGTGTCCACCaactgttcgatgaaatgccAATGAGGCCAAATTCCTCTTCACTTCCGTtgcattattattattgttgtttctGATTGTTTTTAGATTGACTTCGCTGCTACATATACCGATTACACCATATTCAGCAAGAATAAAATGGAGAGAAAACATTCAAATTCACGATCCAGCCACTTGCTACAGAAGATAAGAGGTAATATACATCCAAACTGATCAATCGTTTTACATTTTGTAATTTTATGATGCTTTTGATTCCAGTTCTTGCAACCTGTACAATCGAGATGTAATCCGACATGCATTGCAGGTTTTACGCGTTCAATTGTCGAAGATCTCTCCCACGGTCGTGCTCCGGTGATTTACATCAATCGTTTCCGCAATTACTGCACTGATATTTCTGAAAACTGGTTAGTTATGATCTTATGAAATAACAGAAGATAGCAGCATGCTTTAATTTCTAAATTTTCACGTTGCTGTTGGTTAAACAGCTATTGCAGCCGTGATTCTGTTAAGGGAGTGGAGATTCTCACACTGCAACGGGAATGCCATGCGCGTAGGTTGGGTGAGTATGTTTTCATTAAATCTCCATTAATTGAACAAATTGTGCAGTCAAATGGCTAGAGAAGATTATGGAGTGTTGATCCTATGGAATAGCTTTCATTTTTATCTCGTTCGTTGACATcattaatatttattttttattttcagacGTATTATTGCGAGTACTACTTATAGTTCAACAACTTCTACAAGAGAATAGGCACGGGTCAAAGAGAGACATTTATTACATGCATCCTTCAGTGTTTCGAGGTGAATACAAAGCTACTTCACTTCACATTATGTCACCATTTATCCATTTCTTAATCTAGTTCTTTTTGTTTATATCTTATAACAGAACAATCGGTTGTAGACCGCGCCATCAATGACATCTGCATACTTCTTCAGTGCAGTCGTCACAACCTAAATGTTGTATGTAATGCCATCATCTTTTTATTTCTGTAATTCTATCGCTTGtacagtatatatatatatatatatatatatatatatatatatatatatatatatatatgtaaaagtCTCCATCAATGacgtttttcttttttatttcttcATACTTCTAATTTCATGATATGTTCCGTCCTTTGCAGGTGTCTGTCTCAAAAGGGTAGGTTGAATTTACATTATAACttattgagtaaaatgccatttttgtacctgaggtttggccagtcttgcaactttcgtccaaaggcttgtttttccacatctggatccaaaaggtttgaaatcatgccattttcatccggctcgttaactccatccatttttcaggggtatttccgtcttttttgttaacttgaagggcaattcagtctttttcaggggtattcggtctttttacataaagtgaaaaagaccgaattgccctttaagctagcaaaaaagacggaaatacccctgacttaacgaagaaaaatggatggagttaacgagccggatgaaaatggcaaaatttcaaaccttttggatccagatgcagaaaaacaaacctttggacgaaaaatcgcaaaactgaccaaacctcagggacgaaaatggcattttactctaactTATTCATCATTTAGTTTATTATTTTTGGTATTGTTATTTCAGATTAGTGATGGGATGGTTGAGATTCTCAGAAGCTGACACGATATTCAACTGCATAAACCACCCTGACACCGTAAGAACGAAAACGTCATCTTTTATGAGTTATTAGTTTAACCGAAATCGGCAGTTGATATCTGGTTTTCTGTCAGGCACACTCTATTCCAGTATTTGTAGAAGAAGTGAAAGGTGCTCATATACGTAACAATATTTCTATATATCAACATGGATATATGCTCTTATGAGATGATTATAATATTGATTATGTGAACAGATATTATCAGTGTTGCAGACTACATACTAGTTGTGGAGAAGGAATCAGGTGAGGCCTTTTTTTAACAAGACTTGTGGGCCCAGCCTTCCTTGCTATTTGTAACTGATAAAACTGTTATGTTATGCAGTATTTCAACGACTAGCAAATGATTGTTATTGCAAGAATAATCGTTGCATTGTCATCACAGTAAGCGTGAATTCAGTTAAAAATATTTGCAAAAATCGATTATTAACTATATCTAATTACAGGGCAGAGGTTATCCAGATATTCCAACAAGGCGGTAAACATTCAGTTTCCCTTTTTTAAAA contains the following coding sequences:
- the LOC110942276 gene encoding meiotic recombination protein SPO11-1 isoform X1 — translated: MVQNLIDFAATYTDYTIFSKNKMERKHSNSRSSHLLQKIRGFTRSIVEDLSHGRAPVIYINRFRNYCTDISENCYCSRDSVKGVEILTLQRECHARRLDVLLRVLLIVQQLLQENRHGSKRDIYYMHPSVFREQSVVDRAINDICILLQCSRHNLNVVSVSKGLVMGWLRFSEADTIFNCINHPDTAHSIPVFVEEVKDIISVADYILVVEKESVFQRLANDCYCKNNRCIVITGRGYPDIPTRRFLRLLIERLHLPTYCLVDCDPYGFDILTTYRFGSMQMAYDAKIMKLPEIKWLGVLPSDAETFNVPQQCLLPMTTEDKIKTEAILNRCYLQREVPQWRLELQLLLQSGVKFETEALSVHSLDFLSKQYLPSKIQGMLLESPLQLRVLCDEDV
- the LOC110942276 gene encoding meiotic recombination protein SPO11-1 isoform X2, with product MERKHSNSRSSHLLQKIRGFTRSIVEDLSHGRAPVIYINRFRNYCTDISENCYCSRDSVKGVEILTLQRECHARRLDVLLRVLLIVQQLLQENRHGSKRDIYYMHPSVFREQSVVDRAINDICILLQCSRHNLNVVSVSKGLVMGWLRFSEADTIFNCINHPDTAHSIPVFVEEVKDIISVADYILVVEKESVFQRLANDCYCKNNRCIVITGRGYPDIPTRRFLRLLIERLHLPTYCLVDCDPYGFDILTTYRFGSMQMAYDAKIMKLPEIKWLGVLPSDAETFNVPQQCLLPMTTEDKIKTEAILNRCYLQREVPQWRLELQLLLQSGVKFETEALSVHSLDFLSKQYLPSKIQGMLLESPLQLRVLCDEDV